One window of Athalia rosae chromosome 2, iyAthRosa1.1, whole genome shotgun sequence genomic DNA carries:
- the LOC105688372 gene encoding zinc finger protein 419-like isoform X2, whose translation MRPDISVMAVMSECNQEEPATMLPSKHKGKSEIALTVVKPKKKQCEHEEPCENIVCDVSIQQHIDQSGVLPLLAVKIDNDEINAPVKKHCGNPMCDTLSIEHNRCRRALIKLSRCDEKSTCDVCGIFLKTRRSRLSHKNCKRKDIYTHNLTNGAQILREKMRKRELELLQVAKTKKREYLDPVTEYEKTMETLKNNKELIVIAKNSFKQQSVLTITRESHNDLLSSLPQQQQQQYEDFGQEIFGKLLPSIPIVLPSQRTIIGKKFSIESNESETVKQPEIANVYCSELPVTSIQQNSRQQQFIKVASSKQLNVIQPVTINEWVLPQSQTVASPDNQNSARPYLTPIRVVPITSLKSSPSSHHEIQGIPTFCLVPHNPKRSGVPIPRNPSIHPIPITSGTSPKLANKANRNEKLPHSEVLKPMPMSHRKYRSRIKCVDKVIKIFKCPYCMKSFSTEWYFKMHVAGHKGEMLVTCKICEKQFSNRYDLKKHMLNDHNDGECRCEICGQISICKSALEIHVRSHTGERPFHCNECDTAYRSSTDLKTHKRKRHNFIECHYCHSQFLTENYKEHLLSAHHLTEDETSHGIIQIKNQVINKGKDLSDNLNIETNVFHSNFVCKDLKLGIKKESIDELVIKVDMKRGSEGKNTGFSKKKKHIEHESGGLLERHDKSKAANVIQNNSVVVKRVTNNSKKGSITIKPRTRRKTRHSKTTYQCTICKKNFNSSSMLEKHLATKPKEAMECCKCKVLLHSTTDFKKHTDACSKIIQRKSRTSVVLKGLI comes from the exons ATGCGTCCAGATATATCAGTAATGGCCGTAATGTCGGAATGTAACCAAGAGGAACCAGCTACAATGTTGCCATCAAAGCACAAAGGAAAATCTGAAATAGCCCTGACAGTTGttaaaccgaaaaaaaaacaatgtgaGCATGAAGAACCTTGTGAAAATATAGTTTGCGATGTTTCCATACAACAACACATTGACCAGAGCGGTGTTTTGCCTTTGCTAGCAGtaaaaattgataatgatGAGATAAACGCTCCTGTTAAAAAGCACTGCGGTAATCCTATGTGCGATACTCTAAGTATAGAGCACAATCGTTGTCGAAGAGCATTGATAAAACTGTCTCGTTGCGACGAAAAAAGCACATGTGATGTTTGCGGTATCTTTTTAAAAACTCGTAGGTCAAGGTTGAGCCATAAAAACTGCAAAAGAAAGGATATTTACACACATAATCTAACAAACGGCGCTCAAATACTCAGAGAAAAAATGCGGAAGAGAGAACTCGAATTGTTACAGGTGGCAAAGACTAAGAAGAGGGAATATCTCGATCCTGTTACAGAGTATGAAAAAACCATGGAGACGTTAAAAAACAACAAGGAACTTATAGTTATagcaaaaaattcatttaagCAACAGTCTGTACTTACTATAACCAGAGAATCGCACAATGACCTACTCAGTTCGTTGccacaacaacagcaacaacagtaTGAAGATTTTGGGCAGGAAATTTTTGGTAAATTGTTACCATCAATTCCTATTGTATTACCTTCCCAGAGAacaattattggaaaaaaatttagtataGAGAGCAATGAGAGCGAAACTGTCAAGCAGCCTGAAATAGCAAATGTTTATTGTTCTGAATTGCCTGTAACTTCGATTCAGCAAAATTCTAGGCAACAGCAGTTTATCAAGGTAGCTTCTTCGAAACAGCTGAATGTTATTCAACCCGTCACCATTAATGAATGGGTTCTCCCCCAAAGCCAAACAGTCGCAAGTCctgataatcaaaattctGCAAGACCCTATCTCACCCCTATTAGAGTTGTTCCTATAACAAGTTTAAAATCATCACCATCTTCGCATCACGAAATTCAGGGCATTCCCACTTTTTGCCTAGTTCCTCACAACCCGAAGAGATCTGGTGTCCCTATTCCTAGAAATCCTAGTATTCATCCCATTCCAATAACTTCTGGTACATCTCCAAAGCTAGCAAATAAAGCTAACAGAAACGAGAAGTTGCCGCATTCAGAGGTTCTGAAACCTATGCCTATGTCACACAGAAAATATCGGAGTCGGATCAAATGTGTGGATAAAGTTATTAAGATATTCAAATGTCCGTATTGTATGAAAAGCTTTAGCACAGAATGGTATTTCAAGATGCATGTGGCTGGGCATAAAGGGGAAATGTTGGTTACTtgtaaaatttgtgaaaaacaaTTCAGCAATAGAtacgatttaaaaaaacataTGCTCAATGATCACAATGATGGAGAATGCAGGTGTGAAATTTGCGGCCAAATATCAATTTGCAAATCAGCATTAGAGATTCATGTAAGATCCCATACTGGTGAGAGACCTTTTCATTGTAACGAGTGTGACACAGCGTACAGATCAAGTACAGACCTAAAAACTCACAAGCGGAAAAGACACAATTTTATCGAGTGTCATTACTGCCATTCTCAGTTTCTTACAGAAAATTATAAAGAGCATTTATTGTCAGCTCATCATTTAACAGAAGATGAAACATCACATGGGATAATACAGATTAAAAATCAAGTAATTAACAAGGGGAAAGATTTGTCAGACAATCTGAATATTGAAACTAATGTTTTTCATAGTAACTTTGTCTGTAAGGATCTAAAGTTGGGTATAAAGAAAGAGTCAATAGACGAGCTAGTGATAAAAGTAGATATGAAGAGGGGgagtgagggaaaaaatacaGGTTtcagtaagaaaaaaaaacatattgaACATGAAAGTGGTGGTCTACTTGAAAGGCATGACAAAAGTAAAGCTGCCAATGTCATTCAAAATAATTCGGTTGTTGTGAAACGGGTGACAAACAATTCTAAAAAGGGTTCCATAACTATAAAACCTAGGACTCGAAGGAAAACAAGGCATTCAAAGACTACATATCAATGTACGATTTGTAAAAAGAACTTCAACAGCTCTTCAATGTTAGAAAAACATCTTGCTACAAAACCTAAAGAAGCTATGGAATGTTGCAAATGTAAAGTTCTGCTACATAGTACGACTGACTTTAAAAAACACACCGATGCTTGCAGCAAAATTATCCAAAGAAAATC AAGAACATCAGTCGTTTTGAAAGGACTAATTTAA
- the LOC105688372 gene encoding uncharacterized protein LOC105688372 isoform X1 yields MSLVSISKLISVNYRKVYPKPVTQPSLAEIFQSEPVKRLLCQPNIVIERIPDARLRTLPTSPKNAVLIPSKKKKASNEETLSKTMRPDISVMAVMSECNQEEPATMLPSKHKGKSEIALTVVKPKKKQCEHEEPCENIVCDVSIQQHIDQSGVLPLLAVKIDNDEINAPVKKHCGNPMCDTLSIEHNRCRRALIKLSRCDEKSTCDVCGIFLKTRRSRLSHKNCKRKDIYTHNLTNGAQILREKMRKRELELLQVAKTKKREYLDPVTEYEKTMETLKNNKELIVIAKNSFKQQSVLTITRESHNDLLSSLPQQQQQQYEDFGQEIFGKLLPSIPIVLPSQRTIIGKKFSIESNESETVKQPEIANVYCSELPVTSIQQNSRQQQFIKVASSKQLNVIQPVTINEWVLPQSQTVASPDNQNSARPYLTPIRVVPITSLKSSPSSHHEIQGIPTFCLVPHNPKRSGVPIPRNPSIHPIPITSGTSPKLANKANRNEKLPHSEVLKPMPMSHRKYRSRIKCVDKVIKIFKCPYCMKSFSTEWYFKMHVAGHKGEMLVTCKICEKQFSNRYDLKKHMLNDHNDGECRCEICGQISICKSALEIHVRSHTGERPFHCNECDTAYRSSTDLKTHKRKRHNFIECHYCHSQFLTENYKEHLLSAHHLTEDETSHGIIQIKNQVINKGKDLSDNLNIETNVFHSNFVCKDLKLGIKKESIDELVIKVDMKRGSEGKNTGFSKKKKHIEHESGGLLERHDKSKAANVIQNNSVVVKRVTNNSKKGSITIKPRTRRKTRHSKTTYQCTICKKNFNSSSMLEKHLATKPKEAMECCKCKVLLHSTTDFKKHTDACSKIIQRKSRTSVVLKGLI; encoded by the exons ATGTCGCTTGTTTCAATATCGAAATTGATATCAGTGAATTACCGAAAAGTTTATCCTAAACCAGTAACACAGCCATCCCTAGCTGAG ATATTTCAGTCCGAGCCAGTAAAGCGACTGCTATGCCAACCGAACATTGTAATTGAACGAATTCCAGATGCCCGCTTAAGAACGCTTCCTACTTCACCaaaaaacgctgttctaattccaagcaagaaaaaaaaagcttcaaaCGAGGAAACTCTGAGTAAAACGATGCGTCCAGATATATCAGTAATGGCCGTAATGTCGGAATGTAACCAAGAGGAACCAGCTACAATGTTGCCATCAAAGCACAAAGGAAAATCTGAAATAGCCCTGACAGTTGttaaaccgaaaaaaaaacaatgtgaGCATGAAGAACCTTGTGAAAATATAGTTTGCGATGTTTCCATACAACAACACATTGACCAGAGCGGTGTTTTGCCTTTGCTAGCAGtaaaaattgataatgatGAGATAAACGCTCCTGTTAAAAAGCACTGCGGTAATCCTATGTGCGATACTCTAAGTATAGAGCACAATCGTTGTCGAAGAGCATTGATAAAACTGTCTCGTTGCGACGAAAAAAGCACATGTGATGTTTGCGGTATCTTTTTAAAAACTCGTAGGTCAAGGTTGAGCCATAAAAACTGCAAAAGAAAGGATATTTACACACATAATCTAACAAACGGCGCTCAAATACTCAGAGAAAAAATGCGGAAGAGAGAACTCGAATTGTTACAGGTGGCAAAGACTAAGAAGAGGGAATATCTCGATCCTGTTACAGAGTATGAAAAAACCATGGAGACGTTAAAAAACAACAAGGAACTTATAGTTATagcaaaaaattcatttaagCAACAGTCTGTACTTACTATAACCAGAGAATCGCACAATGACCTACTCAGTTCGTTGccacaacaacagcaacaacagtaTGAAGATTTTGGGCAGGAAATTTTTGGTAAATTGTTACCATCAATTCCTATTGTATTACCTTCCCAGAGAacaattattggaaaaaaatttagtataGAGAGCAATGAGAGCGAAACTGTCAAGCAGCCTGAAATAGCAAATGTTTATTGTTCTGAATTGCCTGTAACTTCGATTCAGCAAAATTCTAGGCAACAGCAGTTTATCAAGGTAGCTTCTTCGAAACAGCTGAATGTTATTCAACCCGTCACCATTAATGAATGGGTTCTCCCCCAAAGCCAAACAGTCGCAAGTCctgataatcaaaattctGCAAGACCCTATCTCACCCCTATTAGAGTTGTTCCTATAACAAGTTTAAAATCATCACCATCTTCGCATCACGAAATTCAGGGCATTCCCACTTTTTGCCTAGTTCCTCACAACCCGAAGAGATCTGGTGTCCCTATTCCTAGAAATCCTAGTATTCATCCCATTCCAATAACTTCTGGTACATCTCCAAAGCTAGCAAATAAAGCTAACAGAAACGAGAAGTTGCCGCATTCAGAGGTTCTGAAACCTATGCCTATGTCACACAGAAAATATCGGAGTCGGATCAAATGTGTGGATAAAGTTATTAAGATATTCAAATGTCCGTATTGTATGAAAAGCTTTAGCACAGAATGGTATTTCAAGATGCATGTGGCTGGGCATAAAGGGGAAATGTTGGTTACTtgtaaaatttgtgaaaaacaaTTCAGCAATAGAtacgatttaaaaaaacataTGCTCAATGATCACAATGATGGAGAATGCAGGTGTGAAATTTGCGGCCAAATATCAATTTGCAAATCAGCATTAGAGATTCATGTAAGATCCCATACTGGTGAGAGACCTTTTCATTGTAACGAGTGTGACACAGCGTACAGATCAAGTACAGACCTAAAAACTCACAAGCGGAAAAGACACAATTTTATCGAGTGTCATTACTGCCATTCTCAGTTTCTTACAGAAAATTATAAAGAGCATTTATTGTCAGCTCATCATTTAACAGAAGATGAAACATCACATGGGATAATACAGATTAAAAATCAAGTAATTAACAAGGGGAAAGATTTGTCAGACAATCTGAATATTGAAACTAATGTTTTTCATAGTAACTTTGTCTGTAAGGATCTAAAGTTGGGTATAAAGAAAGAGTCAATAGACGAGCTAGTGATAAAAGTAGATATGAAGAGGGGgagtgagggaaaaaatacaGGTTtcagtaagaaaaaaaaacatattgaACATGAAAGTGGTGGTCTACTTGAAAGGCATGACAAAAGTAAAGCTGCCAATGTCATTCAAAATAATTCGGTTGTTGTGAAACGGGTGACAAACAATTCTAAAAAGGGTTCCATAACTATAAAACCTAGGACTCGAAGGAAAACAAGGCATTCAAAGACTACATATCAATGTACGATTTGTAAAAAGAACTTCAACAGCTCTTCAATGTTAGAAAAACATCTTGCTACAAAACCTAAAGAAGCTATGGAATGTTGCAAATGTAAAGTTCTGCTACATAGTACGACTGACTTTAAAAAACACACCGATGCTTGCAGCAAAATTATCCAAAGAAAATC AAGAACATCAGTCGTTTTGAAAGGACTAATTTAA
- the LOC105688439 gene encoding spermine synthase isoform X1, whose protein sequence is MDEWMSREPNSKHIKMVAHTVLLDFTVSSNMVSDVEKRSNLKSTIAHTLREHIDNLKPLTETNIEGSLLLLYTGAKGSLITVRAYPKGLITVNIEYFKEDNEEALFKFEAARDLETELLAASAATRSHTLAPIKRGGSFERFYPTADERLLEYDIDKLVFEARSPYQKVQIVHSKSLGNMLVLDELQNMSEADLIYTETLMQRQQESYAGKEIVILGGGDGGLLWELLKEKPKFVTMLELDDVVIKACSQHMRSICGDCLDKNKADNYEIIVADCAKMLSHMIDEGRQFDYVFGDLTDIPISPTPHGDGWDFIRLILDSVIKVLKPTGKFMTHGSAASCPESLTMFEQVLSELPVPVTFTKAQAFIPSFFEDWVFYQVSFK, encoded by the exons ATGGATGAGTGGATGAGCCGTGAGCCGAACTCGAAGC ACATCAAAATGGTCGCTCACACCGTGCTGCTAGACTTCACGGTATCAAGTAACATGGTATCTGATGTGGAGAAGCGATCAAATTTGAAGTCTACAATCGCCCATACCCTGAGAGAGCATATCGACAATTTGAAGCCATTGACCGAGACCAACATAGAAGGAAGTTTGCTTTTATTGTACACAGGTGCAAAGGGAAGTCTAATCACAGTGCGAGCTTATCCCAAAGGATTGATTACTGTCAACATTGAGTATTTTAAAGAAGATAATGAAGAGGCACTATTCAAATttgag GCAGCGAGAGACCTGGAGACTGAATTGCTGGCAGCGTCTGCTGCCACTCGGTCACACACGCTTGCCCCCATTAAACGAGGTGGCTCTTTTGAGCGATTCTATCCAACCGCTG atgAGAGGTTACTGGAATATGACATTGACAAATTGGTATTCGAAGCACGCTCTCCATATCAAAAAGTTCAAATCGTACACTCCAAGTCTTTGGGAAATATGTTGGTTCTTGATGAATTACAAA ACATGTCGGAGGCTGACTTGATCTACACAGAGACACTCATGCAGCGTCAACAAGAGAGTTACGCTGGAAAAGAAATTGTTATCCTTGGAGGTGGAGATGGGGGATTGCTGTGGGaattattaaaagaaaaaccgaagttTGTGACAATGCTTGAG CTCGACGATGTTGTGATTAAAGCATGCAGTCAACACATGAGGAGCATATGTGGTGATTGTCTGGATAAAAATAAGGCTGACAATTACGAA ATTATAGTCGCTGATTGTGCCAAGATGCTGTCGCATATGATCGACGAAGGCCGTCAATTTGATTATGTGTTTGGTGATTTGACTGATATACCTATCAGTCCAACACCTCATGGAGATGGATGGGACTTTATTAGATTGATATTAGACTCGGTTATCAAAGTGTTGAAACCAACTGGCAAGTTTATGACTCAC GGAAGTGCTGCATCGTGTCCAGAATCCCTGACAATGTTTGAACAAGTTCTGTCCGAGTTACCTGTACCTGTTACTTTCACAAAGGCTCAGGCTTTTATTCCCTCATTCTTCGAAGATTGGGTATTTTATCAAGTTTCATTTAAATGA
- the LOC105688439 gene encoding spermine synthase isoform X2, with product MVAHTVLLDFTVSSNMVSDVEKRSNLKSTIAHTLREHIDNLKPLTETNIEGSLLLLYTGAKGSLITVRAYPKGLITVNIEYFKEDNEEALFKFEAARDLETELLAASAATRSHTLAPIKRGGSFERFYPTADERLLEYDIDKLVFEARSPYQKVQIVHSKSLGNMLVLDELQNMSEADLIYTETLMQRQQESYAGKEIVILGGGDGGLLWELLKEKPKFVTMLELDDVVIKACSQHMRSICGDCLDKNKADNYEIIVADCAKMLSHMIDEGRQFDYVFGDLTDIPISPTPHGDGWDFIRLILDSVIKVLKPTGKFMTHGSAASCPESLTMFEQVLSELPVPVTFTKAQAFIPSFFEDWVFYQVSFK from the exons ATGGTCGCTCACACCGTGCTGCTAGACTTCACGGTATCAAGTAACATGGTATCTGATGTGGAGAAGCGATCAAATTTGAAGTCTACAATCGCCCATACCCTGAGAGAGCATATCGACAATTTGAAGCCATTGACCGAGACCAACATAGAAGGAAGTTTGCTTTTATTGTACACAGGTGCAAAGGGAAGTCTAATCACAGTGCGAGCTTATCCCAAAGGATTGATTACTGTCAACATTGAGTATTTTAAAGAAGATAATGAAGAGGCACTATTCAAATttgag GCAGCGAGAGACCTGGAGACTGAATTGCTGGCAGCGTCTGCTGCCACTCGGTCACACACGCTTGCCCCCATTAAACGAGGTGGCTCTTTTGAGCGATTCTATCCAACCGCTG atgAGAGGTTACTGGAATATGACATTGACAAATTGGTATTCGAAGCACGCTCTCCATATCAAAAAGTTCAAATCGTACACTCCAAGTCTTTGGGAAATATGTTGGTTCTTGATGAATTACAAA ACATGTCGGAGGCTGACTTGATCTACACAGAGACACTCATGCAGCGTCAACAAGAGAGTTACGCTGGAAAAGAAATTGTTATCCTTGGAGGTGGAGATGGGGGATTGCTGTGGGaattattaaaagaaaaaccgaagttTGTGACAATGCTTGAG CTCGACGATGTTGTGATTAAAGCATGCAGTCAACACATGAGGAGCATATGTGGTGATTGTCTGGATAAAAATAAGGCTGACAATTACGAA ATTATAGTCGCTGATTGTGCCAAGATGCTGTCGCATATGATCGACGAAGGCCGTCAATTTGATTATGTGTTTGGTGATTTGACTGATATACCTATCAGTCCAACACCTCATGGAGATGGATGGGACTTTATTAGATTGATATTAGACTCGGTTATCAAAGTGTTGAAACCAACTGGCAAGTTTATGACTCAC GGAAGTGCTGCATCGTGTCCAGAATCCCTGACAATGTTTGAACAAGTTCTGTCCGAGTTACCTGTACCTGTTACTTTCACAAAGGCTCAGGCTTTTATTCCCTCATTCTTCGAAGATTGGGTATTTTATCAAGTTTCATTTAAATGA
- the LOC105688438 gene encoding uncharacterized protein LOC105688438 isoform X2: protein MVENNDPKNDDIMTLVNVRLITDSKKLLEESTLNLQEKIQSNFKQLMSALESREKQLLRQVDAVHVQQLSLIQSNLEVVSCKPLLNIDLSLRDDIESQILRLGKLEVSGKNCINVNDAEPYKIQEYQDADKDHESFNKSIKTENEIQKCFEKTNNFVAVEGMHDANISSDENAPTFDNGTFSCSLNSSLDSSIEMENRFVQDFSVSSISGCMMIQQQSDIGDNECLANFIVPNCTFLDSTHENLKKDGPQKSECLNQTLETLQDSQKQYVVKNLESLKLNNLNCHKDTIANNEHRLLKHLSSLNERSNNRKFRRDSDEHPKQIQQWLQQILVETETEPMIHEVEQFSEISKVRSPSEFPLET, encoded by the exons atggttgaaaataatgacCCAAAAAATGATGACATCATGACTTTAGTCAACGTGAGATTGATTACAGACAGCAAAAAGCTATTGGAAGAAAGTACTTTGAAC ttacaagaaaaaatacagaGCAACTTCAAACAGCTAATGAGTGCCCTAGAATCCAGAGAGAAACAGCTATTGCGGCAAGTAGATGCAGTTCATGTACAGCAGCTTTCACTGATACAGTCAAACCTGGAAGTTGTATCATGTAAGCCTTTATTGAACATAGATTTAAGTTTGAGAGATGACATAGAGTCCCAGATTTTACGCCTCGGCAAATTGGAAGTgtctggaaaaaattgtatcaaTGTCAATGACGCAGAACCATATAAAATTCAAGAATATCAAGATGCTGATAAGGATCATGAGAGTTTTAATAAATCGATCAAGACCGAAAATGAAATACAGAAATGTTTTGAGAAGACAAATAATTTTGTAGCCGTAGAAGGTATGCACGACGCTAACATATCATCAGATGAAAATGCTCCGACTTTTGACAATGGCACTTTTAGCTGTTCATTGAATTCTAGTCTTGATTCAAGCATAGAAATGGAAAACAGGTTTGTTCAGGACTTCAGTGTCTCGTCGATCTCAGGTTGTATGATGATTCAACAGCAATCAGACATCGGAGACAATGAATGTTTGGCTAATTTTATTGTCCCAAACTGTACTTTCTTAGATTCAACTCatgaaaacttaaaaaaagatggacctcaaaaatcagaatgttTAAATCAAACTTTAGAAACTCTGCAAGATTCTCAAAAACAGTATGTTGTTAAGAATCTGGAATCCCTAAAACTAAACAATTTGAATTGTCACAAAGATACAATTGCAAATAACGAACACAGATTGCTTAAACATCTCAGCTCATTGAATGAGCGTTCTAataatcgaaaatttcgaagagaCAGTGATGAACATCCCAAGCAAATACAGCAATGGCTACAACAAATTTTAGTTGAAACTGAAACAGAACCAATGATACATGAAgtcgaacaattttcagaGATTTCCAAAGTGAGATCGCCAAGTGAATTTCCGCTAGAgacttga
- the LOC105688438 gene encoding uncharacterized protein LOC105688438 isoform X1: MISSFHAVLKNAVDVFRITEMVENNDPKNDDIMTLVNVRLITDSKKLLEESTLNLQEKIQSNFKQLMSALESREKQLLRQVDAVHVQQLSLIQSNLEVVSCKPLLNIDLSLRDDIESQILRLGKLEVSGKNCINVNDAEPYKIQEYQDADKDHESFNKSIKTENEIQKCFEKTNNFVAVEGMHDANISSDENAPTFDNGTFSCSLNSSLDSSIEMENRFVQDFSVSSISGCMMIQQQSDIGDNECLANFIVPNCTFLDSTHENLKKDGPQKSECLNQTLETLQDSQKQYVVKNLESLKLNNLNCHKDTIANNEHRLLKHLSSLNERSNNRKFRRDSDEHPKQIQQWLQQILVETETEPMIHEVEQFSEISKVRSPSEFPLET, encoded by the exons ATGATCAGTAGTTTTCATGCTGTGTTAAAAAATGCTGTGGACGTG TTTCGCATAACTGAGatggttgaaaataatgacCCAAAAAATGATGACATCATGACTTTAGTCAACGTGAGATTGATTACAGACAGCAAAAAGCTATTGGAAGAAAGTACTTTGAAC ttacaagaaaaaatacagaGCAACTTCAAACAGCTAATGAGTGCCCTAGAATCCAGAGAGAAACAGCTATTGCGGCAAGTAGATGCAGTTCATGTACAGCAGCTTTCACTGATACAGTCAAACCTGGAAGTTGTATCATGTAAGCCTTTATTGAACATAGATTTAAGTTTGAGAGATGACATAGAGTCCCAGATTTTACGCCTCGGCAAATTGGAAGTgtctggaaaaaattgtatcaaTGTCAATGACGCAGAACCATATAAAATTCAAGAATATCAAGATGCTGATAAGGATCATGAGAGTTTTAATAAATCGATCAAGACCGAAAATGAAATACAGAAATGTTTTGAGAAGACAAATAATTTTGTAGCCGTAGAAGGTATGCACGACGCTAACATATCATCAGATGAAAATGCTCCGACTTTTGACAATGGCACTTTTAGCTGTTCATTGAATTCTAGTCTTGATTCAAGCATAGAAATGGAAAACAGGTTTGTTCAGGACTTCAGTGTCTCGTCGATCTCAGGTTGTATGATGATTCAACAGCAATCAGACATCGGAGACAATGAATGTTTGGCTAATTTTATTGTCCCAAACTGTACTTTCTTAGATTCAACTCatgaaaacttaaaaaaagatggacctcaaaaatcagaatgttTAAATCAAACTTTAGAAACTCTGCAAGATTCTCAAAAACAGTATGTTGTTAAGAATCTGGAATCCCTAAAACTAAACAATTTGAATTGTCACAAAGATACAATTGCAAATAACGAACACAGATTGCTTAAACATCTCAGCTCATTGAATGAGCGTTCTAataatcgaaaatttcgaagagaCAGTGATGAACATCCCAAGCAAATACAGCAATGGCTACAACAAATTTTAGTTGAAACTGAAACAGAACCAATGATACATGAAgtcgaacaattttcagaGATTTCCAAAGTGAGATCGCCAAGTGAATTTCCGCTAGAgacttga
- the LOC105688440 gene encoding RNA-binding protein 7-like yields MDEDRRTVWCGNLSEKVTEDLLYELFLQSGPIQKVSIPKDRDGKQRSYGFVTFRHTISVPYALDLFKGTALFDRVLTMKTRNNIERPPQAHAQLQTQQQPCFNMGNELKTQEATAILNNPYQLRHEISLGNMMPNVSLGGFYPGQEMVMYPSQVNAWVKQDDRRPPRGHPYQRDRKRERRDQRDRSYHKDRHSSHRSHDHSRNSDSRSDGRNYR; encoded by the exons ATGGACGAGGATCGTCGTACTGTTTGGTGCGGAAATTTGAGCGAGAAAGTAACCGAAGATCTCTTATATGAGTTGTTTTTACAA AGTGGTCCGATTCAGAAGGTTTCAATACCCAAGGatcgagatggaaaacagCGCTCATATGGCTTTGTAACATTTAGGCATACGATCTCTGTACCATATGCCTTAGATCTCTTCAAAGGTACGGCATTGTTTGACAGAGTACTGACTATGAAAACTAGGAACAACATTGAACGACCGCCACAAGCACATGCACAGCTACAGACACAGCAGCAACCTTGTTTCAACATGGGAAATGAACTTAAGACGCAAGAAGCTACCGCTATATTGAACAATCCGTATCAATTGAGACACGAAATTTCACTTGGTAACATGATGCCAAATGTTTCACTCGGTGGTTTTTATCCCGGACAAGAAATGGTCATGTATCCCAGTCAGGTGAATGCTTGGGTGAAGCAAGATGATAGAAGACCTCCTCGAGGACATCCATACCAGCGTgatcgaaagagagaaagaagagatcAAAGAGACAGGAGCTATCACAAAGACAGACACTCCTCCCATCGTTCACATGATCATTCTCGAAATTCTGATTCGAGAAGTGACGGAAGAAATTATCGTTGA